CGGACATCTGGTCGCTCGGAATTACAGCCATCGAGTTGGCCAAAGGTGAACCGCCCAATTCGGAGTTGCATCCGATGCGTGTCCTGTTCCTCATACCCAAGAACAATCCACCCCAGTTGACGGGCAATTACACAAAGTCGTTCAAGGACTTTGTCGAGGCGTGCCTCAACAAGGATCCAGAGAATCGGCCCACAGCCAAGGAGCTGCTCAAGTATCCGTTCATCAAGAAGGCCAAGAAGAATGCTTACCTTATTGATCTGATCGATCGCTTCAAGAAATGGAAACTCTCCAAGGGAGACGAAAGCGAAACGGAATCCGAGAACTCGGACTCGGATTCAGATGCCAAGCAGAGCGGCGGTGGCAACAGTCACGACGAGCCCTGGATCATGACCGTCAAGGGACTGCACATCAATAGCGCACCACGTGCCGGCGTCAACAGCTTCCAGCTGCAGGAGCACGAGCTGACCATGCAGAAACTAATGGCGACCACACACTCGCCCTCATCCTCGggtggcagcaacagtggGAACAGTGGCAACACTCCCACCGCCTcgggcagcaacagcagcaacagtattGGCGCCGGAGTTAAGGCCACGGCTGCCACGACTGGAGCGGCAGCAGCTTGCAGCGATTCATCCGTGAtttccagcagcaacagcaacaataataataacaacaacaacagcaacaacaacaacttgagcAGCAAgcatgccacaacaacaacaaccatgtTGAATGCACCGCTGAGCGGTGGAGCAGTCACTGGCAACAGCACAGCCGCTGGCGGAGGAGCAGGTGGTGCCGGCAAGCTGCTTCCAGTGAGCACATCCTCATCGGCCAATGAGTTGATGCAGAAGCGTGCCAGCTCCAAGCCAGAATTGCGTCAGTCGCGTTCCGTTGCCACATTGGATCAGGTGGAGGAGCGTCGAGCCTCCTTGGGGCTGCCCTTGAGCCTggaccatcatcatcatcatcagcagcagcagcagcaacatcatcagaaccaacaacagcaacgtcgCAGCAGCAATCGTGAATCATTCCATGCATCAACCGCCAACAATgtgagcaacaacagcagcgggaTTAATCCTTCAGCTGAACACAACGATTCCTCGGCTTCCAATCCATCCAATCATGGTGGTAAACTGACAACTGGCCAgcttcagcagcagcagcatccacatcagcatccgcatccgcatcagGGACAGCATCAAGGACAGCATCAGGGACAGCGATTGGTGCATCATACGAACAGTGCTTGCCTCAACAATGTCCTCTTCCCTGTGCTGAACGATATACAGCGCAAGTACAACAGTAGCAGCAAGAATTTGCAGGGTATGCACGGCGTCGGTGTTGGCAGTGATATTGGCGATCTAAAATCCGTATTCGAGCTGGCCGAACGCTCCAGTCCGGGTGTTAGTGATTTGTTTATGAAGGAGCTGATTCACATGCTTGTGCCGGGTTATTCGGAGACGcgtattaataatataatggaACGCGCCATACGCAATCGTAAATAGGCAACCAAAttccaaaacaaaacaaaacacaagaaaaacaaaaatatacatatacatatacatacatatatattctatatactaTTACTATACATGTTAAAGAAGAACCCGACaagcaaacagcagcaaccaacATAAACATATTCCGACTTAGTGGCCAATGGAGCAAGCAAGAAGTAAAACAGCGTTAGACTTATGAAAAACGAAAGTTTATctagatatatacatataaatacataaatatgtacgtATTTTCAACTGAGCCATATGGCAAATGTTTATTCAACAGTTATTTAGGCATATAATATGTATTCGTTTGTTTATCtgcaatattaatattattaatataatgtaAAACATATAtgcaacttaaaaataaatttcaaatgcaaaattatcgAACTTTCAATTTTGCATTCAAGTGTGTGGTGGCGGAACGATAAATCAAAGTGTAGGGATCGATAGCTGATCTGGCAGCATCAAAATGAAGTAACAAAATAGGAACTTAACTAGaaaaaaactatgaaaatgTTGAGGTGCATGGGAGTTACTGAACTACGAGTGTTCCAAAAATTGGTCATATTTaaactgcaaaaaataaattgccaaTACAATCGATTTCCAATATCAAGTGTATAGGTACAAAAGTAATCGATAGCCAATCTGGCAACTCTTTTAAAAAGAAGCGTCAAAGCCGACAGAATTAATCAAGTTGGCTGTGtggttaatttaaataaaataatctgaGAAAATGTCGCACTTGTTTGACGAGGAAGTGTTGGAGTCCCTGACCTACGAGCGTTCCAAAATCTGGTCAAGTTTTCTATCGGTGAGCATtgcttagtt
The genomic region above belongs to Drosophila innubila isolate TH190305 chromosome 3R unlocalized genomic scaffold, UK_Dinn_1.0 2_E_3R, whole genome shotgun sequence and contains:
- the LOC117790947 gene encoding serine/threonine-protein kinase svkA; this translates as MSWTEKVDPELIFTKQERIGKGSFGEVFKGIDNRTQQVVAIKIIDLEEAEDEIDDIQQEIMVLSQCDSPYVTKYYGSFLKGTKLWIIMEYLGGGSALDLMKAGSFEEMHIGIILREVLKGLDYLHSERKLHRDIKAANVLLSELGDVKLADFGVAGQLTNTTSKRNTFVGTPFWMAPEVIKQSQYDSKADIWSLGITAIELAKGEPPNSELHPMRVLFLIPKNNPPQLTGNYTKSFKDFVEACLNKDPENRPTAKELLKYPFIKKAKKNAYLIDLIDRFKKWKLSKGDESETESENSDSDSDAKQSGGGNSHDEPWIMTVKGLHINSAPRAGVNSFQLQEHELTMQKLMATTHSPSSSGGSNSGNSGNTPTASGSNSSNSIGAGVKATAATTGAAAACSDSSVISSSNSNNNNNNNNSNNNNLSSKHATTTTTMLNAPLSGGAVTGNSTAAGGGAGGAGKLLPVSTSSSANELMQKRASSKPELRQSRSVATLDQVEERRASLGLPLSLDHHHHHQQQQQQHHQNQQQQRRSSNRESFHASTANNVSNNSSGINPSAEHNDSSASNPSNHGGKLTTGQLQQQQHPHQHPHPHQGQHQGQHQGQRLVHHTNSACLNNVLFPVLNDIQRKYNSSSKNLQGMHGVGVGSDIGDLKSVFELAERSSPGVSDLFMKELIHMLVPGYSETRINNIMERAIRNRK